Proteins encoded together in one Stutzerimonas stutzeri window:
- the osmE gene encoding osmotically-inducible lipoprotein OsmE has translation MFKRTLFFIAPLALLIGCSSNVQNPVDRITYRDEPLVRDVETGMTQARVLSIGGEPSRATARTVVPGLCHDYILNRDGKQQPYYVSFDSAGRVDGQGFLTCKQLEENQRNLRR, from the coding sequence ATGTTCAAGCGCACCCTTTTTTTCATCGCTCCGCTGGCTCTGTTGATCGGCTGCTCCAGCAACGTGCAGAACCCCGTCGACCGAATCACCTATCGCGACGAGCCGCTGGTACGGGACGTGGAAACCGGCATGACGCAGGCGCGCGTGCTCAGCATCGGCGGTGAACCGTCCCGGGCTACGGCACGCACCGTGGTACCGGGTCTGTGTCACGACTACATCCTCAACCGGGACGGCAAGCAGCAGCCCTATTACGTCAGTTTCGACAGTGCCGGCCGGGTGGATGGCCAGGGTTTCCTGACCTGCAAGCAGCTCGAGGAAAACCAGCGCAACCTGCGTCGCTGA
- a CDS encoding ferritin-like domain-containing protein, producing MSYVQLSDKQSLRERARQHVENGAVTESYSADREVVINLLNEALATELVCYLRYKRHYYMATGLKSSVAAAEFLEHANEEQEHANRLAERIVQLGGEPDFNPDSLTERAHAQYAEGNGLRDMVFENLVAERIAIDSYREIVQYIGDKDPTTRRIFEDILAQEEEHADDLAGLLDGMN from the coding sequence ATGAGTTACGTACAACTGAGCGACAAACAGAGCCTGCGCGAACGGGCCCGTCAACACGTCGAGAATGGCGCGGTCACCGAGAGCTATTCGGCCGACCGCGAGGTGGTGATCAACCTGCTGAACGAGGCGCTGGCCACCGAGCTGGTCTGTTACCTGCGCTACAAGCGTCACTACTACATGGCGACCGGGCTGAAATCCAGCGTCGCCGCCGCCGAGTTCCTCGAGCACGCCAATGAGGAGCAGGAACACGCCAATCGCCTGGCCGAGCGGATCGTTCAGCTGGGTGGCGAGCCCGACTTCAACCCCGACAGCCTCACCGAACGCGCCCATGCGCAGTACGCCGAGGGCAACGGCCTGCGCGACATGGTCTTCGAAAACCTGGTGGCCGAACGCATCGCCATCGACAGCTATCGCGAGATCGTCCAGTACATCGGCGACAAAGACCCCACCACCCGGCGCATCTTCGAAGACATCCTGGCGCAGGAAGAAGAGCACGCCGATGATCTGGCCGGCCTGCTGGATGGCATGAACTGA
- a CDS encoding TIGR00730 family Rossman fold protein — protein sequence MSLRSICVFCGASRGTNPVYEQAAQDLGRTLAANGIRLVYGGGAVGLMGVVADATMAAGGEVIGIIPQSLKDAEVGHTGLTRLEVVDGMHARKARMAELADAFIALPGGLGTLEELFEVWTWGQLGYHPKPLGLLDVNHFYSKLSHFLDHLVEEGFVRAQHREMLQRSDQPQSLISLLEAWQPPAHSRWAKTAPQ from the coding sequence ATGTCCCTGCGTTCCATCTGCGTTTTCTGCGGCGCCAGCCGCGGTACCAATCCCGTTTATGAACAAGCCGCCCAGGATCTCGGTCGCACCCTGGCCGCCAACGGTATTCGCCTCGTCTACGGGGGCGGCGCCGTAGGCCTGATGGGCGTGGTGGCGGATGCCACCATGGCCGCCGGTGGCGAGGTCATTGGCATCATTCCTCAGAGCCTGAAGGACGCCGAAGTCGGCCACACCGGCCTCACCCGATTGGAAGTGGTCGACGGCATGCATGCGCGCAAGGCGCGCATGGCGGAGCTGGCGGACGCCTTCATTGCCCTGCCCGGTGGGCTGGGTACGCTGGAAGAACTGTTCGAAGTCTGGACGTGGGGCCAGTTGGGCTATCACCCCAAGCCGCTCGGCCTGCTGGACGTCAATCACTTCTACAGCAAGCTCAGCCACTTCCTCGATCATCTGGTTGAAGAGGGCTTCGTCCGCGCGCAGCACCGCGAGATGCTGCAACGCAGCGATCAGCCGCAGAGCCTGATCAGCCTGCTTGAAGCCTGGCAGCCGCCCGCTCACAGTCGCTGGGCCAAGACCGCGCCGCAATGA
- a CDS encoding SDR family oxidoreductase, producing MTDAIRFEDKVVIVTGAGGGLGRAHALLFAHHGARVVVNDLGGSTQGEGANSSAADRVVEEIRQAGGQAVANHDSVTDGARIVQQALDTYGRIDVVVNNAGILRDKTFHKMEDADWDLVYRVHVEGSYKVTRAAWPHMREQGFGRVIFTASTSGIYGNFGQSNYGMAKLGLYGLTRTLALEGRKNNVLVNAIAPTGGTRMTEGLIPPQVFEQLKPELVSPLVVYLGSEQCQDTGGLFEVGGGWMGKVRWERSLGVGFDPKAGFDAEDVAAQWQQICNFENAAHPADNIEALKEMMANLQKHAG from the coding sequence ATGACTGATGCCATCCGCTTCGAAGACAAGGTCGTGATCGTGACCGGGGCCGGCGGCGGACTGGGGCGTGCCCATGCCCTGTTGTTCGCCCACCATGGCGCCAGAGTGGTGGTCAACGACCTGGGTGGCAGCACCCAGGGCGAGGGCGCGAACAGTTCCGCAGCCGACCGGGTGGTGGAGGAGATCCGCCAGGCCGGTGGCCAGGCGGTTGCCAATCATGACTCGGTGACCGACGGCGCGCGTATCGTTCAGCAGGCGCTGGACACCTACGGGCGCATCGATGTGGTGGTCAACAACGCGGGCATCCTGCGCGACAAGACCTTTCACAAGATGGAAGACGCCGACTGGGACCTGGTCTACCGCGTGCACGTCGAGGGCTCCTACAAGGTGACCCGCGCCGCCTGGCCGCACATGCGTGAACAAGGCTTTGGCCGGGTGATCTTCACTGCCTCGACCTCCGGCATCTACGGCAACTTCGGCCAGTCCAACTACGGTATGGCCAAGCTTGGCCTGTACGGGCTGACACGTACCCTGGCGCTGGAAGGGCGCAAGAACAACGTGCTGGTCAATGCCATCGCCCCCACGGGCGGCACGCGGATGACCGAGGGGCTGATCCCGCCGCAGGTGTTCGAGCAGTTGAAGCCGGAGCTGGTCAGCCCGCTGGTCGTCTACCTGGGAAGCGAGCAATGCCAGGACACCGGCGGGCTGTTCGAAGTGGGCGGCGGCTGGATGGGGAAGGTGCGCTGGGAGCGCAGTCTCGGCGTGGGCTTCGACCCCAAGGCCGGGTTCGATGCCGAGGATGTTGCGGCGCAGTGGCAGCAGATCTGCAATTTCGAGAATGCTGCGCATCCGGCCGACAACATCGAGGCGCTGAAGGAGATGATGGCCAACCTGCAGAAGCATGCCGGCTGA
- a CDS encoding DUF2726 domain-containing protein, whose translation MSWLALTLVAFVCFVLVFFIKNRQLNHPALQYPYRLKVPLFASAERELLEHLQGTFGERYLVLPKVSVADVIEVTAIPRRAYWYQASNRIAAARFDFLLCTKTDLQPVCVINLDEPEAEQDFMDRLCETVGLPQVRLAPDKVHAYTLVREAVEAAIGQSTTGRE comes from the coding sequence ATGAGCTGGCTGGCATTGACGCTGGTAGCGTTCGTTTGCTTCGTGCTGGTGTTCTTCATCAAGAATCGCCAACTCAACCACCCGGCGCTGCAATACCCCTATCGACTCAAGGTGCCTCTGTTCGCTTCTGCCGAGCGCGAACTGCTGGAGCACTTGCAAGGAACGTTCGGCGAGCGCTACCTGGTGCTCCCCAAGGTGAGCGTCGCCGATGTCATCGAAGTCACCGCCATCCCCCGGCGCGCCTATTGGTACCAGGCCAGCAACCGCATCGCAGCGGCGCGCTTCGATTTCCTCCTGTGCACGAAGACGGACCTGCAGCCCGTTTGCGTGATCAATCTGGACGAACCCGAAGCCGAGCAGGATTTCATGGACCGTCTCTGCGAAACGGTTGGTCTGCCGCAGGTTCGGCTGGCACCGGACAAGGTGCACGCCTACACCCTCGTTCGCGAAGCCGTCGAGGCGGCAATCGGGCAATCGACCACCGGCCGCGAATAA
- the ftsZ gene encoding cell division protein FtsZ, with amino-acid sequence MFELVDHTPQSAVIKVIGVGGGGGNAVNHMVRNNVEGVEFICANTDAQALKKVEARTVLQLGSAITKGLGAGTNPDIGRQAAMEDRERIAEVLEGADMVFITTGMGGGTGTGAAPIIASVAKEMGILTVAVVTRPFPFEGRRRMQVADEGIRALSECVDSLITIPNEKLLTILGKDASLLAAFAKADDVLTGAVRGISDIMQRPGLMNVDFADVKTVMGEMGMAMMGTGCSTGPNRAREATEAAIRNPLLEDVNLQGARGILVNITAGLDLSLGEYAAVGEIIEAFASDEATVKVGAVIDPDMADELHVTVVATGLGPRNEKPVKVIDNTVQTVAAAAPAPRQQEQAAVNYRDLERPTVMRNQAHAAATAAKLNPQEDLDYLDIPAFLRRQAD; translated from the coding sequence ATGTTCGAACTCGTAGATCATACCCCGCAAAGTGCAGTCATCAAGGTCATCGGCGTTGGTGGCGGCGGCGGCAATGCCGTGAACCACATGGTTCGCAACAACGTTGAAGGCGTCGAATTCATCTGCGCCAACACCGATGCGCAGGCGCTGAAAAAGGTCGAGGCGCGTACCGTGCTGCAGCTCGGCTCGGCCATCACCAAAGGCCTGGGCGCCGGCACCAATCCGGACATCGGCCGTCAGGCTGCGATGGAAGACCGCGAGCGCATCGCCGAAGTGCTGGAAGGCGCTGACATGGTGTTCATCACCACTGGCATGGGTGGCGGTACCGGTACCGGTGCCGCACCGATCATCGCTTCGGTCGCCAAGGAAATGGGCATCCTGACCGTCGCCGTGGTCACTCGGCCGTTCCCCTTCGAAGGCCGCCGCCGCATGCAGGTTGCCGACGAGGGTATCCGCGCACTGTCCGAATGTGTCGACTCGCTGATCACCATTCCCAACGAGAAGTTGCTGACCATCCTCGGCAAGGACGCGAGCCTGCTGGCCGCCTTTGCCAAGGCTGACGACGTGCTGACCGGCGCGGTGCGCGGCATCTCCGACATCATGCAGCGTCCGGGCCTGATGAACGTCGACTTCGCCGACGTGAAGACTGTCATGGGCGAAATGGGCATGGCCATGATGGGCACCGGTTGCTCCACCGGCCCGAACCGCGCGCGTGAAGCGACCGAAGCGGCCATTCGCAACCCGCTGCTGGAAGACGTCAACCTGCAGGGTGCACGCGGCATTCTGGTCAACATCACCGCCGGTCTGGACCTGTCGCTCGGCGAGTACGCCGCAGTGGGCGAGATCATCGAGGCCTTCGCTTCCGATGAAGCCACTGTCAAGGTTGGTGCCGTGATCGATCCAGACATGGCTGACGAGCTGCATGTCACCGTGGTCGCCACCGGCCTGGGTCCGCGCAACGAAAAGCCGGTCAAGGTCATCGACAATACCGTGCAGACCGTCGCCGCTGCCGCTCCGGCCCCGCGCCAGCAGGAGCAGGCTGCCGTGAACTACCGCGATCTGGAGCGCCCGACCGTCATGCGCAACCAGGCCCATGCAGCGGCCACCGCTGCCAAGCTGAATCCGCAGGAGGATCTGGATTATCTGGATATTCCGGCGTTCCTGCGTCGTCAGGCCGATTGA
- a CDS encoding Rho termination factor N-terminal domain-containing protein, with amino-acid sequence MPRGDKSKYTDKQQRKAEHIEESYEERGVSEKEAEARAWATVNKQSGGGERKGGSGKGKSETAKRADRKDSAHRAADARKGKSPNKGSARGSGSSSTSLADMTRDQLMEKARERDIRGRSKMRKDELLKALS; translated from the coding sequence ATGCCCCGTGGAGACAAATCCAAGTACACCGACAAGCAGCAGCGCAAGGCTGAGCACATCGAGGAAAGCTACGAGGAGCGTGGCGTCTCGGAGAAAGAGGCCGAAGCACGTGCCTGGGCCACGGTCAACAAGCAGTCCGGTGGCGGTGAACGCAAGGGCGGTTCCGGCAAGGGCAAGAGCGAAACGGCCAAGCGCGCCGACCGCAAGGATTCGGCCCATCGCGCCGCAGATGCGCGCAAGGGCAAATCGCCCAACAAGGGCTCGGCACGCGGCTCAGGTTCGTCCAGCACCAGCCTTGCCGACATGACCCGCGACCAGCTGATGGAAAAGGCTCGCGAGCGCGACATTCGTGGCCGCTCGAAGATGCGCAAGGACGAGTTGCTGAAGGCGCTAAGCTGA
- a CDS encoding SgcJ/EcaC family oxidoreductase has protein sequence MKYALPLLFALSPVATLANEQACQPIDEAEVAALFDRWNADVQTGDPQRVVENYAHDSMILPTVSNTPRQTPEAKLDYFQHFLALKPKGEIVSRMVMIDCNSALDTGLYSFHFADGATVPARYTFTYKWFADAGQWLITSHHSSAMPEQTDVAQQVPQADH, from the coding sequence ATGAAATACGCCCTGCCCCTGCTATTTGCCCTTTCCCCTGTTGCAACCCTGGCGAACGAACAGGCCTGCCAGCCTATCGACGAGGCCGAGGTCGCCGCCCTGTTCGACCGCTGGAATGCCGACGTGCAGACGGGCGATCCGCAACGGGTCGTGGAAAACTATGCTCACGATTCGATGATTCTCCCCACGGTATCCAACACCCCACGGCAAACGCCTGAGGCCAAGCTGGACTACTTCCAGCACTTCCTGGCGCTCAAGCCGAAGGGCGAGATCGTCTCGCGCATGGTCATGATCGACTGCAACAGCGCGCTCGACACCGGCCTGTACAGCTTCCATTTCGCCGACGGGGCCACTGTCCCCGCGCGTTACACCTTCACCTACAAGTGGTTTGCGGATGCCGGGCAGTGGCTGATCACCAGCCATCACTCGTCCGCGATGCCGGAGCAGACCGACGTAGCGCAGCAGGTTCCGCAGGCCGACCACTGA
- the lpxC gene encoding UDP-3-O-acyl-N-acetylglucosamine deacetylase: protein MIRQRTLKNIIRATGVGLHSGEKVYLTLKPAPVDTGIVFCRTDLNPPVEIPARAENVGETTMSTTLVNGDVKVDTVEHLLSAMAGLGIDNAYVELSASEVPIMDGSAGPFVFLIQSAGLQEQDAHKKFIRIKREVTVEEGDKRATFLPFDGFKVSFEIDFDHPVFKGRTQTASVDFSSTSFVKEVSRARTFGFMRDIEFLRSHNLALGGSVENAIVVDETSVLNEDGLRYEDEFVKHKILDAIGDLYLLGTSLIGEFRGYKSGHALNNRLLRTLMAQKDAWELVTFDDPQTAPISYMRPVAAG, encoded by the coding sequence ATGATCAGACAACGCACCCTGAAGAACATCATTCGCGCCACCGGCGTCGGCTTGCATTCGGGAGAGAAGGTTTATCTCACCCTGAAACCGGCACCGGTGGACACCGGGATCGTGTTCTGTCGCACCGACCTCAACCCGCCTGTGGAGATTCCCGCGCGGGCCGAGAATGTTGGCGAAACCACCATGTCCACGACGCTGGTCAACGGTGACGTCAAGGTCGACACTGTGGAGCATCTGCTTTCGGCAATGGCCGGCCTGGGGATCGACAACGCCTACGTCGAACTCTCCGCGTCGGAAGTGCCGATCATGGACGGCAGCGCTGGGCCTTTCGTATTCCTGATTCAATCCGCCGGCCTGCAGGAGCAGGACGCCCACAAGAAGTTCATCCGCATCAAGCGTGAAGTGACGGTCGAGGAGGGCGACAAGCGCGCGACCTTCCTGCCTTTCGACGGCTTCAAGGTGAGCTTCGAGATCGATTTCGATCACCCGGTTTTCAAGGGTCGCACCCAGACTGCCAGTGTGGACTTCTCGAGCACTTCCTTCGTCAAGGAAGTCAGCCGTGCACGGACCTTCGGGTTCATGCGTGACATCGAGTTTCTCCGCTCGCACAACCTGGCTCTGGGCGGCAGCGTTGAGAACGCCATCGTGGTGGACGAAACCAGTGTGCTCAATGAAGACGGCCTGCGTTACGAGGACGAATTCGTGAAGCACAAGATTCTCGATGCCATCGGTGATCTGTACTTGCTGGGCACCAGTCTGATCGGCGAATTCCGCGGCTATAAATCCGGCCACGCGTTGAACAACCGTTTGCTACGCACCCTGATGGCACAGAAGGATGCGTGGGAACTGGTGACCTTCGATGACCCGCAGACCGCACCGATCTCCTACATGCGTCCGGTGGCAGCCGGCTAA
- a CDS encoding MgtC/SapB family protein, with translation MEWWAIISSTVTAEFSDITDLEDATRVSSRLLIATILGGLLGYERERKRKAAGLRTHMLVALGAALLVLVPVQAGMSLEDISRVIQGLVTGIGFLGAGTILKGSSVENVKGLTTAAGIWLTAAIGVAVGLGHEATAVLSTLLALAIFVLMPRLERHTALRAARKRREANRAP, from the coding sequence ATGGAATGGTGGGCGATCATCTCCAGTACCGTGACCGCGGAGTTTTCCGATATCACCGACCTGGAAGATGCGACGCGGGTCAGCAGCCGCTTGCTGATCGCAACGATTCTCGGCGGCCTGCTGGGCTATGAACGCGAGCGCAAACGCAAGGCGGCCGGATTGCGCACGCATATGCTGGTGGCCCTTGGTGCGGCGCTGCTGGTACTGGTGCCGGTGCAGGCCGGCATGAGCCTCGAGGACATTTCCCGGGTGATCCAGGGCCTGGTCACCGGCATCGGCTTTCTTGGCGCAGGAACTATTCTGAAGGGCAGCTCGGTGGAGAATGTGAAAGGCCTGACGACTGCCGCCGGAATCTGGCTTACCGCAGCCATCGGTGTGGCCGTTGGCCTGGGGCATGAAGCCACCGCTGTGCTAAGTACGCTGCTGGCTCTGGCCATCTTCGTGCTGATGCCTCGGCTGGAGCGTCACACGGCGCTGCGCGCAGCACGCAAGCGGCGCGAGGCCAATCGCGCGCCCTGA
- a CDS encoding DUF5924 family protein, translated as MQLKPLLSRLFELGSNLIRRYPGTVALFGFISGVASFVLVERHAGLAKVVALVMLVSWLWLVLESSLRRSLQRWFGWQVPQPLLRYATQMVHQESLFFIIPFFAITTTWNSGQALFTGLLGLAALVSLIDPLYYKWLAPRRWVYLGFHALTLFAVLLTALPIILHLSTPQSYQLALGVAVLLALPSLSGLFPRLGWRTIPGVLLLAVALGAAGWLGRTWVPPATLWLTDVAVTMSLDDRQRKPGRGLRELSSAELQANGLYAYTAINAPRGLKERIYHEWTHNGRRVDRIALDISGGREAGYRAWTHKRNFPAQPAGRWRVRVVTEAGQMIGMLRFRVTE; from the coding sequence ATGCAACTCAAGCCACTGCTGTCGCGCCTGTTCGAGCTGGGCAGCAATCTGATCCGACGCTACCCCGGCACCGTTGCGCTGTTCGGATTCATCTCCGGCGTCGCCAGTTTCGTGCTGGTGGAACGCCACGCCGGGCTGGCCAAGGTGGTCGCGCTGGTCATGCTGGTCAGCTGGCTCTGGCTGGTGCTCGAATCCAGCCTGCGCAGAAGCCTGCAGCGCTGGTTCGGCTGGCAAGTGCCGCAACCGCTGCTGCGCTATGCCACGCAGATGGTTCATCAGGAAAGCCTGTTCTTCATCATTCCGTTCTTCGCCATAACCACCACCTGGAACAGCGGCCAGGCGCTGTTCACCGGGCTACTGGGGCTGGCGGCGCTCGTCTCGCTGATCGACCCGCTGTACTACAAGTGGCTGGCGCCGCGCCGCTGGGTCTATCTGGGCTTCCATGCGCTGACCTTGTTCGCGGTACTGCTCACGGCCCTGCCGATCATCCTTCACCTGTCCACCCCGCAAAGCTACCAACTCGCCCTGGGCGTCGCCGTGCTCCTGGCATTACCCAGCCTCAGCGGCCTGTTCCCGCGTCTAGGCTGGCGCACCATACCGGGCGTCCTGCTGCTGGCGGTGGCACTGGGTGCCGCCGGCTGGTTGGGACGGACCTGGGTTCCGCCGGCGACGCTCTGGCTGACGGATGTCGCCGTGACCATGAGCCTCGACGACCGTCAGCGCAAACCCGGCAGAGGGCTGCGCGAGCTGAGCAGCGCCGAGCTGCAGGCCAACGGGCTGTATGCCTATACCGCGATCAACGCACCGCGCGGGCTGAAAGAGCGCATCTACCACGAGTGGACGCATAACGGGCGGCGCGTCGATCGTATCGCGCTGGACATCAGCGGCGGTCGCGAAGCCGGTTACCGGGCCTGGACGCACAAGCGCAACTTCCCCGCGCAGCCCGCGGGGCGCTGGCGCGTTCGCGTCGTCACCGAAGCCGGGCAGATGATCGGCATGCTGCGCTTCCGAGTCACCGAGTAG
- the ftsA gene encoding cell division protein FtsA translates to MSSVQSGKMIVGLDIGTSKVVALVGEVTADGELEIVGIGTHPSRGLKKGVVVNIESTVQSIQRAIEEAQLMAGCRIHSAFVGLAGNHIRSLNSHGIVAIRDREVSTADLERVLDAAQAVAIPADQRVLHTLPQDYVIDNQEGVREPLGMSGVRLEAKVHVVTCAVNAAQNVEKCVRRCGLEVDDIILEQLASAHAVLTDDEKELGVCLVDIGGGTTDICIFTEGAIRHTAVIPIAGDQVTNDIAMALRTPTQYAEEIKIRYACALAKLAGAGETIKVPSVGDRPPRELSRQALAEVVEPRYDELFTLIQAELRRSGYEDLVPAGIVLTGGTAKMEGAVDLAEEIFHMPVRLGVPHSVKGLADVVRNPIYSTGVGLLLYGLHKQADGVPVPGLGSFADESKASVLDRLKGWIQGNF, encoded by the coding sequence ATGTCGAGCGTGCAAAGCGGCAAGATGATCGTCGGCCTGGACATCGGCACCTCCAAGGTGGTGGCGCTGGTGGGCGAGGTGACCGCCGATGGTGAACTGGAAATCGTGGGCATCGGTACCCATCCTTCGCGCGGCCTGAAGAAGGGCGTGGTGGTGAACATCGAATCCACCGTGCAGTCGATCCAGCGCGCCATCGAAGAAGCCCAGCTGATGGCTGGCTGCCGCATCCATTCAGCCTTCGTCGGTCTGGCCGGCAATCACATCCGCAGCCTGAACTCCCACGGCATCGTGGCCATCCGCGACCGCGAAGTGAGTACCGCCGATCTGGAGCGTGTGCTCGACGCGGCGCAGGCGGTTGCCATTCCTGCCGATCAGCGCGTGCTGCACACCCTGCCGCAGGACTACGTGATCGACAACCAGGAGGGCGTGCGTGAACCGCTGGGCATGTCCGGCGTGCGTCTGGAGGCCAAGGTGCACGTAGTCACCTGTGCGGTGAACGCCGCGCAGAATGTCGAGAAGTGCGTGCGCCGCTGCGGTCTGGAAGTGGACGACATCATTCTCGAGCAACTGGCTTCGGCGCACGCCGTGCTGACCGATGACGAGAAGGAGCTGGGCGTCTGCCTGGTGGATATCGGCGGGGGCACCACCGACATCTGCATCTTCACCGAGGGCGCGATCCGCCATACGGCCGTGATCCCGATCGCTGGCGACCAGGTCACCAACGACATCGCGATGGCCCTGCGTACGCCGACCCAGTATGCCGAGGAGATCAAGATTCGTTATGCTTGCGCGCTGGCCAAGCTGGCTGGCGCGGGCGAGACCATCAAGGTCCCCAGCGTTGGCGATCGCCCTCCGCGTGAACTGTCCCGGCAGGCCCTGGCAGAGGTGGTAGAGCCGCGTTACGACGAGCTCTTCACCCTGATCCAGGCCGAGCTGCGGCGCAGCGGTTACGAGGATCTGGTCCCGGCCGGGATCGTTCTCACCGGCGGTACAGCGAAGATGGAAGGAGCCGTCGACCTGGCCGAGGAAATCTTTCACATGCCGGTGCGCCTTGGCGTGCCGCACAGCGTCAAGGGACTGGCCGACGTAGTACGCAATCCAATCTATTCGACGGGCGTGGGCCTGCTGCTGTACGGACTGCACAAGCAGGCCGACGGCGTTCCCGTGCCTGGACTCGGCAGCTTTGCCGACGAATCAAAGGCGTCTGTTCTGGATCGGCTCAAGGGCTGGATCCAGGGCAATTTTTAA
- a CDS encoding PQQ-dependent sugar dehydrogenase has protein sequence MLCHTRIVTLLLAALLALGGCSETAKLPVESGYGPTPALPAPNKTLLPTVHIATARGWPPGAKPQAAPGLRVEAFATDLDHPRWLYVLPNGDVLVAESDAPPKQENQGLRGWIAKKLMARAGSGGPSANRITLLRDGDGDGVPEVRTTFLENLNSPFGMALIGDSFYVANTDALLRYPYEQGADRITAPAQKVVDLPAGPINHHWTKNVIASRDGSRLYVTSGSNSNVAENGMAAEVNRAAILEVDPQAGTLRVFASGLRNPNGLAWHPDTGDLWTTVNERDEIGSDLVPDYMTSVRDGGFYGWPYSYFGQHVDIRVKPQRPDLVERAIVPDYALGAHTASLGLAFYEGRLLPSRYLHGAFVGQHGSWNRRPRSGYKVVFIPFRDGKPAGQTEDVLSGFVNAAGEAMGRPVGVAVDRHGALLVADDVGDVIWRVTPDDRRAAGALPR, from the coding sequence ATGCTGTGCCATACACGGATCGTCACGCTGCTTCTCGCCGCGCTGCTTGCCCTTGGCGGCTGCAGCGAAACCGCCAAGCTGCCGGTGGAAAGCGGTTATGGCCCGACACCTGCCCTGCCCGCGCCGAACAAGACGCTGCTGCCCACGGTTCATATCGCCACGGCCAGAGGCTGGCCACCCGGCGCCAAGCCGCAGGCCGCGCCCGGTCTGCGCGTAGAGGCATTCGCCACGGACCTGGACCATCCACGCTGGCTGTATGTGCTTCCCAATGGGGATGTACTGGTGGCCGAAAGCGACGCCCCGCCGAAGCAGGAGAACCAGGGCCTGCGCGGCTGGATCGCGAAGAAGCTCATGGCGCGTGCAGGCTCGGGCGGGCCAAGCGCCAATCGCATCACCCTGCTGCGAGACGGCGACGGTGACGGCGTGCCGGAAGTGCGCACCACCTTCCTCGAAAACCTAAATTCGCCGTTTGGCATGGCGCTGATCGGCGACAGCTTCTATGTGGCCAACACCGATGCCCTGCTGCGCTACCCCTACGAACAGGGTGCTGACCGCATCACAGCGCCCGCGCAAAAGGTAGTGGACCTGCCGGCGGGGCCGATCAACCATCACTGGACCAAGAACGTCATCGCCAGCCGGGATGGCTCGCGGCTATACGTTACCAGCGGCTCCAACAGCAACGTGGCGGAGAACGGCATGGCCGCCGAGGTCAACCGCGCCGCGATACTGGAGGTCGATCCGCAGGCCGGCACGCTGCGGGTGTTCGCCTCCGGCCTGCGCAACCCCAACGGCCTGGCCTGGCACCCTGATACCGGCGACCTCTGGACCACCGTCAACGAGCGCGACGAGATCGGCAGTGACCTGGTACCGGACTACATGACCTCGGTCCGGGACGGCGGCTTCTACGGCTGGCCCTACAGCTACTTCGGCCAGCATGTCGATATTCGGGTCAAACCGCAGCGACCGGATCTGGTCGAGCGCGCCATCGTTCCGGACTACGCACTGGGCGCGCACACCGCTTCCCTCGGACTCGCCTTCTACGAGGGCAGGCTGCTGCCGTCACGCTACCTCCACGGCGCGTTCGTAGGGCAGCACGGTTCATGGAACCGCAGGCCCCGTAGCGGCTACAAGGTGGTGTTCATTCCCTTTCGCGATGGCAAGCCGGCCGGGCAGACGGAAGACGTGCTGAGCGGCTTCGTCAATGCTGCGGGCGAAGCCATGGGCCGGCCCGTCGGCGTCGCGGTGGATCGGCACGGCGCGCTACTGGTTGCCGATGACGTGGGTGATGTCATCTGGCGTGTCACTCCAGACGACCGCCGAGCCGCCGGCGCTTTGCCACGTTGA